The following coding sequences lie in one Micromonospora sp. R77 genomic window:
- a CDS encoding class I adenylate-forming enzyme family protein: MTDPSWVDDILLAGPPTDICLRLPEPVDRGTLRRLVEAAQTRLAAAGLRPGGAAALRLPPSVAYVVNLLATWRTGAQAVLLDHRLTDHEVDRALRRLTPQVVVAPVRTGGGALRVFLDVTEGVTPYADRPAGSAHAVIQLSSGSTGPSKVIGRTAADLVAEVHRYTLIDGVARAGERIILLPSMVHVLGLVGGLLHGLHTGVELVPPQRLSGDAILAAVAAQDTPATVLGVPFHIGLLASTRPAGPLPQLVRMTTGGELVPAAVARAFTDRFGVPLGNMYGMTEVGVIGTDLYGRHRPAITPAPGIQVREVGGELLVSCPASPYVGLSDPTRWSDGWLHTRDAGTVDPDSGRVTVAGRLDSQVSVGGLKVDLSEVEATVAELPGVGAAVVVWDDGITAYVQPDGPLTEETLDDLLAERLAGYKRPRTLRLLDRLPRTTTGKLVRSAPALRAAAS, translated from the coding sequence TGGGTGGACGACATCCTGCTGGCCGGTCCGCCGACCGACATCTGTCTGCGCCTGCCCGAGCCGGTGGACCGCGGCACCCTGCGCCGGCTCGTCGAGGCGGCCCAGACCCGGCTCGCGGCGGCCGGGCTGCGTCCGGGCGGTGCCGCCGCGCTGCGCCTGCCGCCGTCGGTGGCGTACGTGGTGAACCTGCTCGCCACCTGGCGCACCGGGGCCCAGGCGGTCCTGCTCGACCACCGGCTCACCGACCATGAGGTGGACCGGGCGCTGCGCCGGCTCACCCCGCAGGTGGTCGTCGCCCCGGTCCGTACCGGCGGCGGCGCGCTGCGGGTCTTCCTGGACGTCACCGAGGGGGTCACCCCGTACGCCGACCGGCCCGCCGGCAGCGCCCACGCGGTGATCCAACTCAGCTCCGGCTCCACCGGCCCGTCCAAGGTGATCGGTCGGACCGCCGCCGACCTGGTCGCCGAGGTGCACCGCTACACCCTCATCGACGGGGTGGCGCGGGCCGGCGAGCGGATCATCCTGCTGCCCTCGATGGTGCACGTGCTCGGCCTGGTCGGCGGCCTGCTCCACGGGCTGCACACCGGCGTCGAACTGGTGCCGCCGCAGCGGCTCAGCGGGGATGCCATCCTCGCCGCCGTCGCCGCCCAGGACACCCCCGCCACCGTGCTCGGCGTGCCGTTCCACATCGGACTGCTCGCCTCCACCCGCCCGGCCGGCCCGCTGCCGCAACTGGTCCGGATGACCACCGGCGGCGAGCTGGTCCCGGCCGCCGTGGCCCGCGCCTTCACCGACCGCTTCGGCGTCCCGCTGGGCAACATGTACGGGATGACCGAGGTCGGCGTCATCGGCACCGACCTGTACGGGCGGCACCGACCCGCCATCACCCCCGCCCCGGGCATCCAGGTGCGCGAGGTCGGCGGCGAGCTGCTGGTCAGCTGCCCGGCGTCGCCGTACGTCGGGCTCAGCGACCCGACCCGCTGGTCCGACGGGTGGCTGCACACCCGCGACGCCGGCACCGTCGACCCGGACAGCGGCCGGGTCACGGTCGCCGGCCGGCTCGACTCGCAGGTGTCCGTGGGTGGCCTGAAGGTCGACCTGAGCGAGGTGGAGGCCACCGTCGCCGAGCTGCCCGGGGTGGGCGCCGCCGTGGTGGTCTGGGACGACGGGATCACCGCGTACGTGCAGCCGGACGGGCCGCTCACCGAGGAGACCCTGGACGACCTGCTCGCCGAGCGGCTGGCCGGCTACAAACGGCCGCGTACGCTGCGCCTGCTCGACCGGCTGCCCCGGACCACCACCGGCAAGCTGGTCCGCTCCGCCCCGGCGCTGCGGGCGGCGGCGTCGTGA
- a CDS encoding 4'-phosphopantetheinyl transferase superfamily protein — translation MGRTAGDQRVLVGRLLRRAGGALLGRTETRIDVSREPGGRPVVRADDGRTLPVSVSHVEQVVVVAARLGGPVGVDVEPCRPLPALALARRWYHPDEVGWLGDRPATGRDLDFLRLWTAKEAVGKALGSGLRGQGLRRPVPRPELGPLRPVPGRPGLRVGHPPLGGDLASDGGLVLAVAVAGAAGEIRVVLA, via the coding sequence ATGGGCCGTACCGCCGGTGACCAGCGGGTGCTGGTGGGGCGGCTGCTGCGGCGCGCGGGTGGCGCACTGCTCGGCCGGACGGAAACGCGGATCGACGTGAGCCGGGAGCCCGGCGGGCGCCCGGTGGTACGGGCCGACGACGGCCGGACGCTGCCGGTCAGCGTCAGCCATGTCGAGCAGGTGGTGGTGGTCGCCGCCCGGTTGGGCGGCCCGGTCGGGGTGGACGTCGAGCCGTGCCGGCCGTTGCCCGCGTTGGCGCTGGCCCGCCGCTGGTACCACCCCGACGAGGTGGGCTGGCTGGGCGACCGCCCGGCAACCGGGCGGGACCTGGACTTCCTGCGGCTGTGGACCGCCAAGGAGGCCGTCGGCAAGGCGCTCGGGTCGGGGCTGCGCGGGCAGGGACTGCGCCGCCCGGTGCCCCGGCCGGAACTCGGACCGCTGCGTCCGGTGCCCGGCCGTCCCGGACTCCGGGTCGGCCATCCGCCGCTCGGCGGCGACCTCGCGTCCGACGGTGGGCTGGTGCTGGCGGTGGCGGTCGCCGGGGCGGCCGGCGAGATCCGGGTCGTCCTCGCCTAG
- a CDS encoding phosphopantetheine-binding protein, whose amino-acid sequence MRDEVRTFVIAQLADMNYDVDDIDDDTTLGPSGVDLESLALADLSVRVEDRYGLKFADDESEKLALMTVGEFTTMVADRVVGATGDRP is encoded by the coding sequence ATGCGAGACGAGGTCCGCACCTTCGTCATAGCGCAACTCGCCGACATGAACTACGACGTCGACGACATCGACGACGACACCACCCTCGGCCCCTCCGGGGTCGACCTGGAATCGCTCGCCCTCGCCGACCTCTCGGTCCGGGTCGAGGACCGGTACGGCCTCAAGTTCGCCGACGACGAGTCGGAGAAGCTGGCCCTGATGACGGTCGGCGAGTTCACCACCATGGTGGCCGACCGGGTCGTCGGGGCGACCGGCGACCGGCCCTGA
- a CDS encoding acyl carrier protein: MDGRPRLGRADLVGMLAELTARPVDQVPDRIGSMELAWLVHLVEQRHDRQLDLTDDQLAGIRTVDDALAVFHAALTAPADG, encoded by the coding sequence ATGGACGGTCGGCCCCGGCTGGGGCGCGCCGACCTGGTGGGCATGCTCGCCGAACTGACCGCGAGACCCGTCGACCAGGTGCCCGACCGGATCGGCTCGATGGAGCTGGCCTGGCTGGTGCACCTCGTCGAGCAACGCCACGACCGCCAGCTGGACCTCACCGACGACCAGCTGGCCGGCATCCGCACCGTCGACGACGCGCTGGCGGTGTTCCACGCCGCGCTGACCGCCCCCGCAGATGGTTGA
- a CDS encoding beta-ketoacyl synthase: MTAVITGMGLFTPVGRGAEATFTALTSGRSGLVRPPEGHPARESLEVAGVLPPIDPRDVASGPETKVLDRIVLLALLTAAEALADAGIEVGRDVDPGRIGVIVGGVGGMATLETQVLARAARGRAAVSPYLLTGILPNMPAARIAIAHGIRGYSSAVGTACASGAQSVADAVRLIRAGEADVVVCGASEAPLFPTFADTFGNARALARGWADPTEASRPFDKRRNGFVLAEGAALLVLERAGHAAARGVTGYAEVAGYGATTDAYHPTAPRPDGTGAAESMRRALASGGVTVRDVGYVNAHGTGTRLGDIAEATALGQVFGVGGVPVSATKALTGHLLGASGVLEAAATALALGRGLLPPTYHLDDPDPDCPADHVRTLPRATTAEYALTNSFGFGGQNVSLLLRRVAGDCSGSRRGDSRAEPEWSSPRRPATRPAE; this comes from the coding sequence ATGACCGCCGTCATCACCGGGATGGGCCTGTTCACCCCGGTGGGACGGGGGGCGGAGGCGACCTTCACCGCGCTGACGTCCGGCCGGTCCGGGCTGGTCCGACCACCCGAGGGCCACCCGGCGCGGGAGTCGCTGGAGGTGGCCGGGGTGCTGCCGCCGATCGACCCGCGCGACGTCGCGTCCGGACCGGAGACGAAGGTGCTCGACCGGATCGTGCTGCTCGCCCTGCTCACCGCCGCCGAGGCGCTGGCCGACGCGGGCATCGAGGTGGGCCGGGACGTCGACCCGGGCCGGATCGGGGTGATCGTCGGCGGGGTCGGCGGCATGGCCACCCTGGAGACGCAGGTGCTGGCCCGGGCCGCCCGGGGCCGCGCGGCGGTCAGCCCGTACCTGCTCACCGGGATCCTGCCGAACATGCCGGCCGCGCGGATCGCGATCGCGCACGGCATCCGGGGCTACAGCTCGGCGGTGGGCACGGCCTGCGCGTCCGGCGCGCAGTCGGTCGCCGACGCGGTACGCCTGATCCGGGCCGGCGAGGCCGACGTGGTGGTCTGCGGGGCGAGCGAGGCGCCGCTCTTCCCGACCTTCGCCGACACGTTCGGCAACGCCCGGGCGCTCGCCCGGGGCTGGGCCGACCCGACCGAGGCGAGTCGCCCGTTCGACAAGCGGCGCAACGGTTTCGTGCTGGCCGAGGGGGCGGCGCTGCTGGTGCTGGAGCGCGCCGGGCACGCCGCCGCCCGGGGCGTCACCGGCTACGCCGAGGTGGCCGGTTACGGGGCGACGACCGACGCGTACCACCCGACGGCGCCGCGACCGGACGGGACGGGGGCGGCCGAGAGCATGCGCCGGGCCCTGGCGAGCGGGGGAGTCACCGTGCGGGACGTCGGCTACGTCAACGCGCACGGCACCGGCACCCGGCTCGGGGACATCGCCGAGGCCACCGCGCTGGGGCAGGTGTTCGGGGTGGGCGGGGTGCCGGTCAGCGCCACCAAGGCGCTCACCGGGCACCTGCTCGGGGCGTCCGGGGTGCTGGAGGCGGCGGCCACCGCGCTCGCGCTCGGCCGGGGGCTGCTGCCGCCGACCTACCACCTCGACGACCCGGACCCGGACTGCCCGGCCGACCACGTCCGGACCTTACCCCGGGCGACCACCGCCGAGTACGCGCTGACCAACTCCTTCGGCTTCGGCGGCCAGAACGTCAGCCTGCTGCTGCGTCGGGTCGCCGGCGACTGCTCCGGGTCGCGGCGCGGCGACAGCCGCGCCGAGCCGGAGTGGTCGTCACCGCGCCGACCGGCCACCCGACCAGCGGAGTGA
- the hppD gene encoding 4-hydroxyphenylpyruvate dioxygenase, translating into MEITGIDHLELHVGDARQAAFYFGTAVGFQLRGQGGPETGLADQRSLLLGQADIRLLLTSGLTAEHPASTYVQRHGDGVAVVALEVDHAAGAYAELVARGATAVAPPRTWTGADAEVVTAEVGGFGDVRHRLVERRGDRADFLPGAIESLPAGPGDDLLAEVDHLAVCVPPGRLAATVAYYERVFGFASTFTEHVEVAGQAMNSTVVQSPSGRVTLVLLEPDTSRRPGQIEDFLRWHAGAGVQHLALRTDDIVSAVGALAGRGVRFAGTPGSYYDGLEQRVGPVDAPLARLRELGVLVDSDHGGQLLQIFTESMHVRRTLFLELIERRGARTFGSGNIRALYEAKERELTAAGANPGVAAGTTTPTVAARPAVAATSREVAA; encoded by the coding sequence ATGGAGATCACCGGAATAGACCACCTCGAACTGCACGTGGGGGACGCCCGGCAGGCGGCCTTCTACTTCGGCACCGCGGTCGGTTTCCAGCTGCGCGGCCAGGGGGGACCGGAGACGGGGCTGGCCGACCAGCGGTCGCTGCTGCTGGGGCAGGCCGACATCCGGCTGCTGCTCACCTCCGGGCTGACCGCCGAACATCCGGCGTCGACGTACGTGCAACGGCACGGCGACGGCGTCGCGGTGGTGGCGCTGGAGGTCGACCACGCCGCCGGGGCGTACGCGGAGCTGGTGGCGCGCGGCGCGACGGCGGTGGCCCCGCCGCGCACCTGGACCGGCGCGGACGCCGAGGTGGTGACCGCCGAGGTCGGCGGCTTCGGCGACGTGCGGCACCGGCTGGTGGAGCGGCGCGGCGACCGGGCCGACTTCCTGCCCGGCGCGATCGAGTCGCTGCCGGCCGGCCCCGGCGACGACCTGCTCGCCGAGGTCGACCACCTGGCCGTCTGCGTGCCACCCGGGCGGCTCGCCGCGACCGTCGCCTACTACGAACGGGTCTTCGGCTTCGCGTCGACCTTCACCGAGCACGTCGAGGTGGCCGGGCAGGCGATGAACTCCACCGTGGTGCAGAGCCCGTCCGGGCGGGTCACCCTCGTGCTGCTGGAGCCGGACACCAGCCGGCGGCCCGGCCAGATCGAGGACTTCCTGCGCTGGCACGCCGGGGCCGGGGTGCAGCACCTGGCGCTGCGCACCGACGACATCGTCAGCGCCGTCGGCGCGCTCGCCGGGCGGGGCGTCCGCTTCGCCGGCACCCCGGGCAGCTACTACGACGGCCTGGAGCAGCGGGTGGGGCCGGTCGACGCGCCGCTGGCCCGGCTGCGTGAGCTGGGCGTCCTGGTCGACTCCGACCACGGTGGACAGCTGTTGCAGATCTTCACCGAGTCGATGCACGTGCGCCGCACCCTCTTCCTCGAACTCATCGAGCGGCGCGGCGCGCGCACCTTCGGCAGCGGCAACATCCGGGCGCTCTACGAGGCCAAGGAACGGGAGCTGACCGCGGCGGGGGCGAACCCCGGCGTCGCGGCCGGCACCACCACACCCACCGTCGCGGCGCGACCCGCCGTGGCGGCGACGAGTCGAGAGGTGGCGGCATGA
- a CDS encoding phytanoyl-CoA dioxygenase family protein, translating to MTTTEPALTAEEEALLPSPADVRFYTEHGWYLSKKLFTDDEVDALAAAADRYYAGERDRTLPVRPPKLAYWDPSKGPVQRHNDYVHHEHDGLGAILRKPLLGAVAARLAQADEIRIFQSTLIYKPPISGEPSNIVPWHFDKHYWASSSSERMLTAFIPFHDCGEEMGTITMVDGSHRWREVGADDTVVRHFAERDRDQLEEMLAENAAYNGAVIRKIPVVIPKGHVSFHHCRTYHGSGPNLSDRPRQAISLHLQDGGNSWREYPLSDGTLAAYNHDVLVRRTPDGRPDYADPEFCPVVWRDRAQQGG from the coding sequence ATGACCACGACCGAGCCCGCGCTGACCGCCGAGGAGGAGGCGCTGCTGCCCTCCCCGGCCGACGTGCGGTTCTACACCGAGCACGGCTGGTACCTGTCGAAGAAACTGTTCACCGACGACGAGGTCGACGCGCTGGCCGCGGCGGCCGACCGCTACTACGCCGGGGAGCGGGACCGCACCCTGCCGGTCCGGCCGCCGAAGCTCGCCTACTGGGACCCGTCGAAGGGACCGGTGCAGCGGCACAACGACTACGTCCACCACGAGCACGACGGGCTCGGGGCGATCCTGCGCAAGCCGCTGCTCGGGGCGGTCGCCGCCCGCCTGGCGCAGGCCGACGAGATCCGGATCTTCCAGTCCACCCTGATCTACAAGCCGCCGATCTCCGGCGAGCCGTCGAACATCGTGCCCTGGCACTTCGACAAGCACTACTGGGCGTCGTCGTCGTCGGAGCGGATGCTCACCGCGTTCATCCCGTTCCACGACTGCGGCGAGGAGATGGGCACCATCACCATGGTCGACGGCTCGCACCGTTGGCGGGAGGTGGGCGCGGACGACACGGTGGTGCGGCACTTCGCCGAGCGCGACCGCGACCAGCTGGAGGAGATGCTCGCCGAGAACGCCGCGTACAACGGCGCGGTGATCCGCAAGATCCCCGTGGTGATCCCGAAGGGACACGTCAGCTTCCACCACTGCCGCACCTACCACGGCAGCGGCCCGAACCTCAGCGACCGGCCCCGGCAGGCGATCTCGCTGCACCTGCAGGACGGCGGCAACAGCTGGCGGGAGTATCCGCTCTCCGACGGGACGCTCGCCGCGTACAACCACGACGTGCTGGTCCGCCGCACGCCCGACGGGCGGCCGGACTACGCGGACCCCGAATTCTGCCCGGTCGTCTGGCGCGACCGCGCCCAGCAGGGAGGCTGA
- a CDS encoding DUF3050 domain-containing protein — protein sequence MSRYDWGGTHPGIERLEQAVTERRDAVVRHPLYAHLDTHEALVTFMAHHVFAVWDFMSLLTSLQRQLTCVTVPWIPTGPTGSRRLINDIVMVEESDELGDGYISHFELYVRGMREAGADTTAVDRLVDLLRAGRPVTEALTEAGVPAPSAAFAGTTWRIIEQTPVHCQAAAFAFGREDLIPEMFTQVVAVNDRSHRLNTFVDYLERHIEVDGEQHTPMAMQMLADLCGDDDTKWQECADTVNEALTARAKLWDDILAAIKEGRPA from the coding sequence ATGTCACGGTACGACTGGGGTGGCACGCACCCGGGCATCGAACGGCTGGAGCAGGCGGTCACCGAGCGCCGCGACGCCGTCGTCCGGCATCCCCTCTACGCCCACCTCGACACCCACGAGGCGCTGGTCACCTTCATGGCGCACCACGTCTTCGCGGTGTGGGACTTCATGTCGCTGCTGACGTCGCTGCAACGCCAGCTCACCTGCGTCACCGTGCCGTGGATCCCGACCGGCCCGACCGGCAGCCGCCGCCTGATCAACGACATCGTCATGGTGGAGGAGAGCGACGAGCTGGGCGACGGCTACATCAGCCACTTCGAGCTCTACGTGCGCGGCATGCGGGAGGCCGGCGCCGACACCACCGCCGTCGACCGCCTCGTCGACCTGCTGCGGGCCGGGCGGCCGGTCACCGAGGCCCTGACCGAGGCCGGCGTGCCCGCCCCGTCGGCGGCGTTCGCCGGCACCACCTGGCGGATCATCGAGCAGACCCCGGTGCACTGCCAGGCGGCGGCCTTCGCGTTCGGCCGGGAGGACCTGATCCCCGAAATGTTCACCCAGGTCGTCGCCGTCAACGACCGCAGCCACCGGCTGAACACCTTCGTCGACTACCTCGAGCGGCACATCGAGGTCGACGGCGAGCAGCACACCCCGATGGCCATGCAGATGCTGGCCGACCTCTGCGGCGACGACGACACCAAGTGGCAGGAGTGCGCCGACACGGTCAACGAGGCACTCACCGCCCGGGCGAAGCTCTGGGACGACATCCTCGCCGCGATCAAGGAGGGCCGGCCGGCGTGA
- a CDS encoding thiamine pyrophosphate-dependent dehydrogenase E1 component subunit alpha, producing MSADPVRLYRTVRLIRRFEERAIDLVHAGTIVGGIHPYLGQEGIAAGVCAALRADDLVTGTHRGHGHVLAKGADPARMLAELCGRATGLNRGRGGSMHAADLGVGVLGANAIVGAAGAILTGAVWARRRRGADVVGATFFGDGAVNEGMLLEAFNLAALWRVPVLFICENNGYATTMPVAGAVAGTIAGRAEAFGMPATVVDGQDPETVRVATAAAVTRMRAGGGPELVEARTYRFDAHHTFEHVVRLDYRTPDEVAAGRARDPVDIQAARLSAADRAAVDAEVETTLAAAVEFALASPEPDPAGALDHLYASGLVARTGGG from the coding sequence GTGAGCGCCGACCCGGTCCGGCTCTACCGCACGGTACGGCTGATCCGCCGGTTCGAGGAGCGGGCCATCGACCTGGTGCACGCCGGGACGATCGTCGGCGGCATCCACCCGTACCTCGGCCAGGAGGGGATCGCCGCCGGGGTCTGCGCGGCGCTGCGCGCCGACGACCTGGTCACCGGCACCCACCGGGGGCACGGGCACGTGCTGGCCAAGGGCGCCGACCCGGCCCGGATGCTCGCCGAGCTCTGCGGCCGGGCCACCGGGCTCAACCGGGGCCGGGGCGGGTCGATGCACGCCGCCGACCTCGGCGTCGGGGTGCTCGGCGCGAACGCCATCGTCGGCGCCGCCGGCGCGATCCTCACCGGGGCGGTGTGGGCCCGCCGGCGGCGCGGCGCCGACGTCGTCGGCGCCACCTTCTTCGGTGACGGCGCGGTCAACGAGGGAATGCTGCTGGAGGCGTTCAACCTGGCCGCGCTCTGGCGGGTCCCGGTGCTGTTCATCTGCGAGAACAACGGCTACGCCACCACCATGCCCGTCGCGGGCGCGGTCGCCGGCACCATCGCCGGCCGCGCCGAGGCGTTCGGCATGCCGGCCACCGTCGTGGACGGCCAGGACCCCGAGACCGTACGCGTGGCCACCGCCGCCGCCGTCACGCGGATGCGCGCCGGCGGCGGCCCGGAGCTGGTCGAGGCCCGCACCTACCGCTTCGACGCCCACCACACCTTCGAACACGTGGTACGCCTCGACTACCGGACGCCCGACGAGGTGGCCGCCGGTCGGGCCCGCGACCCGGTGGACATCCAGGCCGCCCGGCTGTCGGCGGCCGACCGGGCGGCCGTCGACGCGGAGGTCGAGACCACCCTCGCCGCGGCGGTCGAGTTCGCCCTGGCCAGCCCCGAGCCCGACCCGGCCGGCGCGCTGGACCACCTGTACGCCAGCGGGCTGGTCGCCCGGACCGGAGGTGGCTGA
- a CDS encoding alpha-ketoacid dehydrogenase subunit beta, whose protein sequence is MPRLSYRRALTRALADELTRDESVFLLGEDIRVGASNVTSGLLKRFGPDRVIDTPLSEQAFTSFATGAALAGLRPVVEFQIPSLLFLVFEQIVNHAHKFPLMTGGQCAVPVTYLVPGSGSRTGWAGQHSDHPYGLFAHVGVTTVVPATPADAYGLLVSAIRCDDPVVVFAPAGALDVRADVPDPAPVPLGRGVVRRAGADVTVVAVGHLVHDALAVADELADQVSVEVFDPRTLYPFDRDGLVESVSRTGRLVVVDDSNRSCGIAAEIIATVVERVRLAAPPRRVTRPDGAVLPFAPALDRAVQPGRDQLRAAIQLTMKDG, encoded by the coding sequence ATGCCCCGGCTCTCCTACCGTCGGGCGCTCACCCGGGCGCTCGCCGACGAGTTGACCCGCGACGAGTCGGTCTTCCTGCTGGGCGAGGACATCCGGGTGGGTGCCTCGAACGTCACCTCGGGGCTGCTGAAGCGGTTCGGGCCGGACCGGGTGATCGACACCCCGCTGTCGGAGCAGGCGTTCACCAGCTTCGCCACCGGGGCGGCCCTGGCCGGGCTGCGGCCGGTCGTCGAGTTCCAGATCCCGTCGCTGCTGTTCCTGGTCTTCGAGCAGATCGTCAACCACGCGCACAAGTTCCCGCTGATGACGGGCGGGCAGTGCGCCGTGCCGGTCACCTACCTGGTGCCCGGCTCCGGCTCGCGGACCGGGTGGGCGGGGCAGCACTCCGACCACCCGTACGGCCTCTTCGCGCACGTGGGGGTGACCACGGTGGTGCCGGCCACCCCGGCCGACGCGTACGGGCTGCTGGTGTCGGCGATCCGCTGCGACGACCCGGTGGTGGTCTTCGCCCCGGCGGGCGCGCTGGACGTCCGCGCCGACGTGCCCGATCCGGCGCCGGTGCCGCTGGGCCGGGGCGTGGTCCGGCGCGCCGGCGCCGACGTCACGGTGGTCGCCGTCGGGCACCTGGTGCACGACGCGCTCGCCGTCGCCGACGAACTCGCCGACCAGGTCTCCGTGGAGGTGTTCGACCCGCGCACCCTCTATCCGTTCGACCGGGACGGGCTGGTCGAGTCGGTGTCCCGCACCGGCCGGCTGGTGGTGGTGGACGACTCCAACCGGTCCTGCGGCATCGCCGCCGAGATCATCGCCACCGTGGTCGAGCGGGTCCGGCTGGCCGCGCCGCCCCGCCGGGTCACCCGCCCCGACGGGGCCGTGCTGCCCTTCGCGCCCGCCCTGGACCGGGCCGTGCAGCCCGGCCGGGACCAGCTCCGCGCCGCCATCCAACTGACCATGAAGGACGGATGA
- a CDS encoding MFS transporter, whose product MPTVQSPATGIGAVLRTAQVPRVLVAAQVGRLPTASGPLALLLFARQSLSLTTAGLLVAAYTGGMAVGAPLLARAVDRWRQPPVLWGSAILSGAGFGVVATGVLGVPGAVLGAVLAGFGTPPLEACLRSLWPDLLPPAAVPVAYTLDVAVQEVIFVVGPLTTLLAVALGGPAAGLPVAALLQLAGTAVFARAPAVRAWRGVPAVRHWAGPLRRPRFTAMLAGVACVGMAIGGIAVAVTAYAEAAGDRHLAGWLLAAQATGALIGGLLYTRAAPGGPGRLPLFAGALAVGFLPLLSTPRPALMAVLLVVSGLALPPVLTAVFVAVDRLAAPGTAAEAFAWVATAFTVGSAAGSALSGPLLAIGVRHGLALAPVAALLGAVVMTAVTRHASTGDLRAASGAGGRP is encoded by the coding sequence ATGCCCACTGTCCAGTCGCCCGCCACCGGGATCGGGGCGGTCCTGCGTACCGCGCAGGTGCCGCGGGTGCTCGTCGCCGCTCAGGTCGGCCGCCTGCCCACCGCCTCCGGCCCGCTCGCCCTGCTGCTGTTCGCCCGGCAGTCGCTCAGCCTGACCACCGCCGGTCTGCTCGTCGCCGCGTACACCGGCGGGATGGCGGTCGGGGCGCCGCTGCTCGCCCGCGCCGTGGACCGCTGGCGTCAACCGCCGGTGCTGTGGGGCTCGGCGATCCTGTCGGGCGCCGGATTCGGCGTCGTCGCCACCGGCGTCCTGGGTGTCCCGGGCGCCGTGCTGGGTGCCGTGCTGGCCGGGTTCGGCACGCCACCGTTGGAGGCGTGCCTGCGTTCGCTCTGGCCGGATCTCCTGCCCCCGGCGGCCGTGCCGGTCGCGTACACGTTGGACGTCGCCGTCCAGGAGGTCATCTTCGTGGTCGGTCCGCTCACCACGCTGCTCGCGGTGGCCCTCGGCGGTCCGGCCGCGGGGCTTCCGGTGGCGGCGCTGCTGCAACTCGCCGGCACCGCGGTCTTCGCCCGCGCGCCCGCGGTCCGCGCCTGGCGCGGTGTCCCGGCCGTACGCCACTGGGCCGGCCCACTCCGGCGTCCCCGGTTCACGGCCATGCTGGCCGGCGTGGCCTGCGTCGGCATGGCGATCGGCGGCATCGCGGTGGCCGTCACGGCCTACGCGGAGGCGGCCGGCGACCGGCACCTCGCCGGTTGGCTGCTCGCCGCGCAGGCGACCGGTGCCCTGATCGGCGGCCTGCTCTACACCCGGGCTGCGCCCGGCGGCCCCGGGCGGCTGCCGCTCTTCGCCGGGGCGTTGGCGGTCGGGTTCCTGCCGCTGTTGTCCACCCCGCGCCCCGCCCTGATGGCGGTGCTGCTGGTCGTCAGTGGGTTGGCCCTGCCGCCGGTGTTGACCGCCGTCTTCGTCGCGGTGGACCGGCTGGCGGCACCAGGCACCGCCGCCGAGGCGTTCGCCTGGGTCGCCACGGCGTTCACCGTCGGCAGCGCCGCCGGCTCGGCGCTCAGCGGCCCGTTGCTGGCGATCGGCGTCCGCCACGGCCTGGCCCTGGCACCCGTCGCGGCCCTGCTGGGCGCCGTGGTGATGACGGCTGTCACCAGGCACGCATCCACCGGTGACCTCCGTGCCGCCTCAGGTGCCGGGGGGCGGCCATGA